The window AGACCAGTTCCCCACTGCAGCAACAGACAACTGGAGTGTAATTATTAAACAGAGAGGAACAGAGGCTGACGGGTAAAGGCAGACAGATaaatacacaaagacagaagcagGCTTGTGGACGTATAATaaggtagagagacagagatagttAGCAGAGCACCAGATGGATGGGCAACAAGACAGGTCGACAAATAGCAAGGCGACCAGAATGACAGATTGGAAACACCTTGAACTAGGCTCCGCTATACCAATGAAACTAAATTTCCAGGAATGTATtcaatttgtgtgttttctcaacGCGAGGACTAAAGGAGTATGAAAAAATGTCACCCTCCTCGCtctatttcttccttttttcattaATATGATTGGCAGACTACATAGAGCGCATGGTAGTAAGGGTTTGTAGTTGCTGTGGCAACGGCCTGCTCTTTGTTAAAGGCTACATTCCTGGCATCTGATGTTTCTGCGATGCGATCGATAAAAACCCCAGCCTGCAGAGACTGATGAACGGACTGGGGCTTTTGCCTGGCCAGGCAGGACCGGGGAGAGGGAAAGGAGTTAGAGTGGAAGATGTGTGAACAGGAGGACGGAGAGATAAAACAGCGATAGaaagaagagggaaagaggagagataTGGAGATGCCAGCAGTGCAGCTGCTGAGCCGGGTGGAGGGGTGAGTGCtgtgggaaagagaaagaaggtgTGTGCTCTCCGGCTCCTTCTGCCTCATCTCGGCTATTTTCTGAATGTCACTCACTTCACTATCAAAGTAaggtatgtgtctgtctgtgtgctcaTCATCTGCTTACCTTGGCAGGATTTAGCTTTGCAGTGATTGACAAGAGCTCTGCAAGCAGTCAGAAGCTTTTTAAAGGCACTGTTTCATATTTCAAgcatttttctttgcctttaTGAAGTGCATTCATATTTCCACTGCACACAGATGTGTCTCACGTTCTGCACACCTAATTGGCAAAGATAGCCATCAGCGGAATACAGATACTACTGGTAATGAGGCAATTATGGTCAGCCTCTCTGTCTACTTAGCCATCTGTCAATTCAACAACCTGTGGCTCCTGGAAGGTGTTTTTCTGTCAAGGTCTGTGTCTTTCCCAGCTGTAAAGAGGCATGACTCTCAGAGAACATAATGTTTTACAGTTGAACTCTGCATCCTTCCCCTCATTACCCTGTCGTTATCTTTGCTTCCTGTaaccccctccaccaccaccaccaccaccaccgtaGGGTGGCTGGGAATGGGAGCCACGTTTCACTGagtaaatgaacaaaatgtaactaaatgaccgaaacagaaaacaaatcaaacacacaaactgcaaaaacatttagaaatatttcATGATCCACTGCAAATTTCTCtgattaatttattcatattctAAAATAACTTCCACCCTATAAGAATAAActaaattttgattttatttattgtttttacataaaGTGCAGTCAACCTGTTCAGAAAGTGCTGCCACaccaatatgtttttttatcatcatGAGCTGTGACTGTGTTGATGTGATGTTACCCTGCCATACTGTATAGAATAGGATTTAACCTGCAAGTAAAGGGCAAACATTAAACATCAAATGGTTATATCATAAGATAAAACTTTACTGGTTGCTTTGGAAAGCCGGGTCATTTCAGGAACAAAAGTAATACAGCAATGTATAGAATATAAAGAAGCAGTAATTTCCAGTAACAAGCAGTAAGCATAAACTAACAGAGCAATAAAGCAATGAACTGAATAGAAACTGTTGTGGGGTTTATGTAAATTAATGCATCTGTTATTTTTCACAGTTCTTGTGTTCACTGCTTgcttttttattgattattaaataTGAGATATATGCATTCTCTATGTGAAAATGCCATATGtttgaacacaacattttagtGATAAATATAGAAATTCTGTGTACTCaatgtaaaatgaaacaatgagaTGGCAGCGAGATGACTCAATATGTTGATTACTTATTAAGCAgtcatatttcatttcatacatttgttttcattcatcctACTGGGGTTATGTGTACCTAGAAAACGCTGCTGTAAACTCTGTGAATTCACTTATAGAATTAGGGTCAAACTGTGAAGCTGCCCCTATTTTGTGTTTAACTGGTCAAACTGTAATTAGGTACAATTTTGAACCCTATTGAGTttgaaatttctcacacaagtcCAGTCAATGTGCTCTACCACTTGGAAAAAGTCTGCATGGTGAAGCTGTAatttgaaaaacagtaaaataatagaacttttttaaattttgactcTATCGAAAATTTTTATACAGATTGGCACATTTCACAAGATTGGTCAGAAAACATGGCATCAACCAAAATATCTTTGCAAAGGGAGGGGCTTAGCACGACATTGGCCATAACTCATTAACGATTTGTCCAATCAtcatacattttgggaaataccttCATGCCGTGTTTGGTAATAGGCTTGCCAAAGTATTTTGAGCTTAACCCATAGGGGGtgccacaaatgccaaaaaactgtACCTCAAAACCAAattcaccaaatttggtgtgCATGCTCTGGGGCAAGTATTaaccaaaatctgtttcataTTGATTGATGCGAGAGGGCGTGGCCTGTCACATATTTGCCCATAACTCAAGATGCCTTTGAGCAATCCTCATTAAACTTACATCCCACGCTATCTCCTGAACATACATACCAAGTTTCGTTCAAATCCGATGAAGGGGGGGAGCAAGTGGCGGAACTTTGAGTGCGCAATTATTGAAACACTGCAGGCTTTGTGATGATGGAAAAAGTGTGTGATTGGTCACTCCTACTTTCAAACTGAATTAAGtaagctgaagtgactttgcttATTGCTGCTGCAACTTTAATTTTTGGCCAATTGAGCTGCTTCCTTCCGTTGAGCGAAAAAAGGTTTGAACCTTCCCATTGCCACCTGTGGCTATATTTTCCTATTAACACTTGCCACATAGTCCATCACCACCCCACccccagacagacacacacacacacacacacacacacacacatatacacaccatCATCATTGATgcaaaacacacagtcacacacatgcagcaacaGCAAATCCACATGGGCATTTAGCTTCACTGCACTCTAATGAGGGTCATTTCTCGCCATCAGGCTGAGACATCTTCCATCTTCATGAAACATCCCCAGTTAGCCTGCAACCTTTTGTGCTAACACAGTGATGAACGTTCACATTTTTTCCGCAGCTGATATTTCTCTTGCTGTGTCTTGCCGTGCTGTGAGTTTAATTCCATTATCCACCTTGCCAGGAAAAAGGACAGTTCATTAAGGGAGAAAAGATATGGCAGTTTAAGGAGACATAAAGTGTAAAaggttgaaaatgtaaaaaggcGGGGGGCAAACAGGTGAAGACAGTCTGAGTTGAGTTGAGTATTCTAACACATTTCTTGTTCGTGTATTATGTCTTCCAGGGCTTGTTCGTGATGGTGCTCTGTATGGACAAGAAGCTGTGCCATGACAGAGGGCAACGTGGGTAAAAGAGACATGCGACACCCAGCCCTGCACCACTGCCACCTCTTCCTGGGCGGGGCATTGCTGCTTCTCCTGGCCAGCTCAGCTCTGAGCTGCCCCGCCCGATGTGAGTGCTCTGCCCAAAGCAAGTCGGTCAGTTGCCACCGCAAGCGCCTGCCCACCATCCCTGAAGGCATCCCCATTGAGACTCGTGTCCTGGACCTCAGTAAGAACAAGCTACGCATCATCACGCCAGACAACTTCTCTTCATTCCAGCAGCTGGAGGACCTGGACCTTAGCGACAACCTCATCAGTGTGGTCGAGCCTGGCTCATTTCGTTCTCAGCTTGCTCTCCGCTCGCTCAACTTTCGCAGTAACTTGCTTCAGCTGATTCCTGCCGGCGTGCTGTCAGGCCTGACCAACCTCACCCGCCTTGACCTCAGCCACAACCGACTGGTGGTTCTCCTGGATCATGCCTTCCAAGATCTGCGCCGATTGACGTCCCTAGAGGTGGGTGACAACGAACTGGTTTTCATCTCTCAGCGGGCCTTTACAGGGTTACTTGGGCTCCAAAGTCTGACCCTGGAACGCTCCAATCTGACTGTGGTCCCTACTGATGCTCTGGGACATCTGCATAGCCTGGTCGAACTGCACATGCGCTACTTGAGCATTGGCTTTCTAAAGCCTTTCTCCTTTAAGAGGTTAACACGTCTCCGCCGACTAGAAATTGATTACTGGCCCTGGCTGGACACACTGCCTCCCCTCTCACTGCATGGCCTCAACCTCACAACGTTGTTCATAACCAACACTAACCTGTCTGCCTTCCCCGGCGCAGCACTGCGCAACCTGCCCTACCTCACACATCTCAACTTGTCCTACTGCCGCATCCAGCACATCCATCAGGGAGAGCTAGGCCAACTCCCACATTTGCTGGAGCTCCGCCTCCAAGGGGCTCATCTGGTTTCTATCGAGCCTTTTGCATTTGTGGGCCTCAAATCTTTGCAACTACTGGATGTGTCACAGAACCGCCTGGACTCTCTGGAGAGGGGAGTGTTTTCCTCGCCAGACAGCCTCCAGAGGCTCTGTCTGGGTGGAAACCCATTAGTGTGCGACTGCAGATTGCTTTGGCTGCTCAATAGCCACAAGCCCCCCTCTCTGCAGATTCTGGATGTCCAGCCTGAGTGCAGCGCCCCTGAGCATCTCCTGGGGAAAACTCTCCGTGACCTCAAGGAGCCTCTGGCCTCCAGGTACATGACCTGTACCAAACCAAGGATTGGACCCAACACGACCCAGCTGCTGATGGCTGATGAGGGTCAGCCTGCCCGCCTGAGCTGCATGGCAGAAGGAGCACCTCGGCCCTCAGTGGTCTGGATTACCCCTCACAGACGCTACATCACAGCCAAGAGCAGTGGTAGGGTGGAAGTCCAACCAGATGGTACCCTGGAGATCAAGGAAGTGGAACTGCACGACAGCGGGGTGTACTTGTGTATTGCCAGTAACCCTGCTGGCAACGCTAGCCTGTCGGCCTCTTTAGCTGTGAAGAGCCTGGGCAGCGGGGACAGATCTCACTATAGCAACAGGAGCTCAATCTATCTGACAGACTCTAACAGCACATGGGGGAATGGGACTGTACTGTACAACATGACAGTCCCTATAGACATTAAGACTATCATTATATCTACAGCCATGGGCTGCCTGTCCTTCCTAGGTGTGGTCATCTTCTGTTTCCTGCTTCTGTTCGCCTGGAGCCGAGGGAAAGGACGCCATAAGAGTAACTTTGATATAGAGTATGTCCCTCGCAAATCCAATGGGGCAGCAGCAGAGGTGACAGAAACAAGTGGACCACGACGGGTGaacatgaaaatgatttgaaaacGATGCAGACCGAcatcatcaaaacaacaaaatgtccaGATATcagctggagaaaaaaaagttttttctatGACACAGTGGATTTGTGACAAACGAAAGTGATGTACTAATATAGTGGGTGTCGATATGACGGTGATCTAGTGATAAAGTGGGCATGTGAATATAAAATTGATATATGAAACCGTGGACGTGTTTATATGAAATAATGTtctcatacagtacattaaataTAATACTATAACCAACATATCAATATGGGAGTGATATAGTGCTGCACTAGGCATGTGTTTCAGTGGTGACGTGATGAGTAATGATGTTGTCGACTCACCGTGACATCAAGGTGAAGGAGGGAGCCGCTGGGAGTGATAGGGGACATCTTCGCGTGGCAGTAGAGCTATCATCGCTGCAACATGTCAGGACTAAATTGTCTAATACCCATATTAGCTGCAGTATGAaaggtgtgtgttgtgtacatgtgtgcgcgcgtgcgtgtatgtgtgaatgcatCGGTGTGCGCATGTTGCATTTGTGCGTTtctttgtgcatgtgcacgCATTGCCTTTCGTGTTGGACGGAACAATTAAAACGAAAGATAGGGTCCAAAGCATTTTTCCAGGCCTTTCTTCTTGTTCGATCATTGTAACAACAGTATTGTGACTGTTGAGTAAAACAGAGGATTATCTATGtttgtatgcaaaatcacaATTATTATACTCAAGAGAAATGCTGCATAAATTTTGAAATAGGTCATTGTCCCTCTTGGAATGACTCCAACATTAGATGGGGATTTTTCTAAACTCAAGGaaatgttaaacacacacacagtagttaCAATGTGAAGTCTGAGCTTTGTCTTTACCATAAAGCTCAGTTCCCAGCAACACTAGACACTTTTCCTGAGAAATAGCAGTGGTCAGTGGTGTTATTACTCTGGAAAAGCTTTTAGCTTTAGAAATGGCATGTTAAACCCATTTTATAACATAATAAATCATGGGCAGATTTTCCTGCCCGACAAGTCCCTTGATATGATATAAAAGAGTCGGTGGCAGGACACAATGGCAAAGATTTACTGGCCGGTGCCCTCTTTGGGACGAGACAAAGTTGAGCTTCACAGATTTATGGGTTGAATTTCCCCCCCTCTCATTTTTCTTTGATCGCACCACTTCAAGCTAGCGTGTCCGGATTCTTCCCTGGGGCACTGGGTATTTAATAGATGGCAATTTGAAAGTTGTAGTGGAATCTTgtattgtttagtttttttgttgaaaatgttttaaatgtttagaaaaaaaacagtaaaacaattaaGGGCAATTCTTTGTAATGCAGGGACGTGGGTGTTAACTTGTGTGATCCTGTTGTGATAAAATGTTCAAGGTTGTAAAATTGTTTTCATATGACAAATTTATGGGTATATtttcaaaaggaaataaatCTTAATCATACCCCTGAAATTGGAGTTCCTGTAGTTTAAATATTGTTTACTGactttacagtgatgttaatgtatttccttttaaatCCTTTCCTATAAATCCTTTTGTCTAAATGATCACttgtaatatttaaacattttcctaTAACCCATGATATTTCTCTGTCACTAAATATTGTATTAATCTACAGTCATGACTTTATCCAACTTTTTTTGCTATTTATAACATGTTTTACAGTAGTAAGCATTGTGTTGTAACTTCTCAACATTTATGGTATTTATGGTCAGTATAATATTACAGGAGCAGTGTGATTTGTATATTGTTGTATCCTCCTTGCATTTGTGCAGGCTATTTTGACAGCTCAGTCTGTGTCTCCTGTCCTGAAGCTGTCTACCTGTTAGCTGTAACAGGTGTTAATGCACCAGTCAAGCTTGAAaactcattacacacacacacacacatcaggaaCAGTGTACAGTACCCGACATAGCAGATAACGTACAGTGGCTCAACAGCAGAAAGATAGCGCTTAGGCATTACTGACTGATGCCTTCAAATTAGCCACTGATGTCCACACTGCAGACCTTCAAGGCCAAATTACTGCTCTTGTCTGCCacgctagcggcatggctctaagGGTGGCAATGTCGGTTGGTTGGTTaattggtccaccactttggtttgGATGGTTCGGTGTGAAATTAGGTACAAACCATCATAGTCCCCACAGGATAAATCCTTATGACTTTGGTGAACCCCTGACTACTAATGACATTTTCATCTGCCTCAGCTCTATtttctgtttagtgctaattagcaaatgttagcatgataacacgctaaactaagatagtggaCATAGTAAGCATTATACCCGCTAAACATCCATGTTAACATTGTCCTTGtgagcatgctgacgttagcgtttagctcaaagcaccactgtgcctaagtacagcctcacagagctgctagcatggctgtggactctgTAGACCTTCCTGCTTGTTTTCCACACAGTTCACGTACAGTGTATGTCTTTGAGTTTGGATTTAATTGGCACATCTACTTACACAGTAACAGAGTCATGGCAGTGCTGTCAAATTCTGGATTGTGTATTCATATTCAAGCTGCTAGTGGTTGCACACCCTGGGATCTGATTGTGCACCACACTTCCATGTGGTCTAGAGAGGGATTTGGGAAAACTGCGACTCCGTGCAGCTTTTTGCTGTTCACTCTGatcagaaaacatcaaaactgGGACACATGaaggaaaaacatcaaaattggGACACTTTGAGCTGCAGCATGTAGCCTAAATAGCCTGTAAGCAAGCAAAAACATACCACATAACATGACCCAACACCTAGTTAAGGTGAAAACCTGCGTGACATGGTCACATCAGTGTATTCTCATCCAGGCCAAATGCTTCACTGAAAAGAGTTCTTAAGATCTATCTTCTTCGCTGCCTCACCTGACAATCAGATAAAAGGAAATGCTAATTTGGCATCCTGCTCTAATAGAAAGCGTCTTTTTCAGACAGCATTTGATGCTATCATGCTAATGGTAAAAGgaatttctgtcttttgtgtgtgaatgctcACAGGGAATATTCAGGCTGTTGCTGTGGCGTTATGAAGACAAGATCAAAGTTCCTCCAAAAggcttttattattttcattgcagTTTCCCTTTTACTGAAAGAGGGCTGTAAACAATGGAGAGGAAATGTAATTAATCTATTATTGTCTAGTTTTCCTCACATCGTATCTCTCATAGATGGAGGATACCCGAATCCTTTAATGATCCAAGCTCATACAAGCAGTTAACAGCGTGTAATGTGTATTAGAATGTAAAAGATTCCCCTGCTCAGTGATCTGGCAAAGAAACACCATGTTATTAGCTTAGTTTTACGCCTGTGATTAAAACCTGAACCATCATGTATTGCAGTAACTATATGATGCCAACTCTTTTAAGTGAATTAAAACACTTAAGGAGTGTTTAGTGCCACTCAAGTAGAGGTGTTCATGCTCAGGGCCATGCTCCCCtaaattaataatttcacaCATTAAAAGGATCTTCATAAAGAATCTGTCACCACCTCGCAGCCTTATGCCTTACAGAGCATGAATCAACCAGACTCTGTGAGCCTGGATGCTGCATCAGTGTGAGTTTAACTTGGTTGGTAAAGAGGAGCTTTATTACACTAGAGATCCAGGTTTCCAGGGATGGACAGACCGTCCTAACGTGGGATCTTTGACCTGTTGGCCATTGACTGAAATTAAAAGAATTTGTTTTGCAGTGGGGGTTATAAGTTCATCCTGTCTCATGAGATCATCTTTCTTCCACAGCCAACTTTACTTCAGTACTTTCTACCTCCCAAAACACCTGAGCTGACAGGAACTAGCTGATTGCGCTGTGTATTTTGCGCTGCGTTTAGGTCCCTGTCAGATATACCAGAACCACCACGAGTAGTGGGTGTATTAACAATACACATAAAGGGGTATCTGTATTTGGGTGACACGTTGGGAGTTTTAGAGACCTGTGGTTAGGAATTTACTTTCTACTACTGAATAAAGCACATGGTGAGATTTCTTTAGTTTGAAGTAGGCAGGGCACAgatggaaaaaggtgatgtcatgtacTTCCTTGCACCAATTAGGATTCACAGTCCTGATGGAGCAGATTAGCTTTTTTAGTGTGAAACTTGAAAAATAATATGAGTTTTTATTTCCAAACTTTAACTTTCACTGTTGTTGTTAGTTCATTTACCACCAGGCTCATTACAACTTATCACTAACTGTATTTCATCCTTGTAACCAAACTTGATAAGATACTGACTACTGTTTTTCCAAACCGCCCCTGCCTTACTTACCCATCATTATCGCTGCATTTCACTGTCTGGTTGCTTCAGACGTCTGTGCTGTTTTGATGAATACTTCGCAGGAAACTGAATCAGTACAAAATATTGAAGTTTGGTGCAGTGGCTCTTCCCAGTGCCCTGGGGTTCGCTGATAATGTACAGTCAGTCGTTAACCGAACAGGCCTGCAGAGATGGCAGGTTCATGCCACAAAGGACCCCAGAAGGCCCTCAGTAAGGAGCTGTAAAAGTGTAATGTTATAGCCTGTTGGTTTTGATGGTGCTGGTGTAGTACTGTTGTAATAGAAGCTGCTGCTCGGTGGCCATGTAGTTGTACTAATTCTCATCCGACCGTTCATCAATTTAGGAGTACAGCCTTCTTAGAGTACATCATTTACATTACTGCAGATACAGCGGGTCCATTAATCACTCTTCTCATCACTCTTGAAAAAACAAGA is drawn from Siniperca chuatsi isolate FFG_IHB_CAS linkage group LG15, ASM2008510v1, whole genome shotgun sequence and contains these coding sequences:
- the lingo2b gene encoding leucine-rich repeat and immunoglobulin-like domain-containing nogo receptor-interacting protein 2b, translated to MTEGNVGKRDMRHPALHHCHLFLGGALLLLLASSALSCPARCECSAQSKSVSCHRKRLPTIPEGIPIETRVLDLSKNKLRIITPDNFSSFQQLEDLDLSDNLISVVEPGSFRSQLALRSLNFRSNLLQLIPAGVLSGLTNLTRLDLSHNRLVVLLDHAFQDLRRLTSLEVGDNELVFISQRAFTGLLGLQSLTLERSNLTVVPTDALGHLHSLVELHMRYLSIGFLKPFSFKRLTRLRRLEIDYWPWLDTLPPLSLHGLNLTTLFITNTNLSAFPGAALRNLPYLTHLNLSYCRIQHIHQGELGQLPHLLELRLQGAHLVSIEPFAFVGLKSLQLLDVSQNRLDSLERGVFSSPDSLQRLCLGGNPLVCDCRLLWLLNSHKPPSLQILDVQPECSAPEHLLGKTLRDLKEPLASRYMTCTKPRIGPNTTQLLMADEGQPARLSCMAEGAPRPSVVWITPHRRYITAKSSGRVEVQPDGTLEIKEVELHDSGVYLCIASNPAGNASLSASLAVKSLGSGDRSHYSNRSSIYLTDSNSTWGNGTVLYNMTVPIDIKTIIISTAMGCLSFLGVVIFCFLLLFAWSRGKGRHKSNFDIEYVPRKSNGAAAEVTETSGPRRVNMKMI